A single candidate division SR1 bacterium Aalborg_AAW-1 DNA region contains:
- a CDS encoding 5' nucleotidase, deoxy (Pyrimidine), cytosolic type C protein (NT5C): MNQSQPIISFDMDNTLYDFSKNRIEVIQNSPDNYIPLSIKQQITHPEDFKEYNIASIIDYTGTNLHAKELMHRLKQLYQSNKHFFLTLSPYHGVIDTINQLKQLFDVYILSKPSTADTSNCATDKIMSIKRDFGIEREENINLSSKKTLFYSDIHIDDDPNILNTPLQPHRKRIIMDQPYNRHLLGPRIYKDKQEQRLSTIESVLSSSQSE; encoded by the coding sequence ATGAACCAATCACAACCAATTATTAGCTTTGATATGGATAATACTCTTTATGATTTTTCTAAAAATCGAATTGAAGTTATTCAAAACAGTCCTGATAATTATATACCGCTATCTATTAAACAACAAATTACTCATCCGGAAGACTTTAAAGAATATAATATAGCTAGTATTATTGATTATACAGGCACCAACCTACATGCCAAAGAACTGATGCATCGCCTCAAACAACTCTATCAATCCAACAAACATTTCTTTCTTACTCTATCTCCTTATCATGGAGTTATAGATACAATAAATCAATTGAAACAACTCTTCGATGTATATATACTAAGTAAACCATCAACAGCAGATACAAGCAACTGTGCTACTGACAAGATTATGAGTATAAAGAGAGATTTTTGAATTGAGCGAGAAGAAAACATCAATCTTTCTAGTAAAAAGACACTCTTTTACAGTGACATCCATATTGATGATGATCCCAATATTCTGAATACTCCTCTACAACCACATCGAAAGCGAATTATCATGGATCAGCCATACAATAGACACCTACTATGACCAAGAATCTATAAAGATAAACAAGAACAACGACTCTCAACTATAGAATCTGTTCTTTCATCATCACAGTCAGAATAA
- the pyrG gene encoding CTP synthase, translating to MKIICITGGVLSGIGKGITGASIGAILKSAGYNIFMQKFDGYLNIDPGTMNPLEHGEVFVTDDGTETDLDIGHYERFIDTNLTKDSSWTTGKIYQEIFEKERKGDYLGQTVQVVSHVAGLVKEKIKQGYEHSGADISLIEIGGTVGDMENEYLIESLRQLRHELGSDNVIFIHLVYLPYLGASKELKTKPAQNSVRDLMARGIDPDLLVLRADMPIDDNIIKKLSIMCGLPEQCVIPSTTVSSIYEVPVNYHHYGVGERIIEKLKLPNSKFDLSAWNTLLEYKQESTTTKKIAMVGKYCKLEDAYYSLNEGLKTAGYWNKTFIHIDFIDATDIETEGTQLLESYDGICIPGGFGTRGIEGMILTTQYAREHNIPFLGICLGSQIMAIEYARNVLGYSDATSEEFDTANQSTNHIVHIMNHQKTISDKGGTMRLGSYECILTPGSKAEQMYSNNTIQERHRHRYEFNNNYREEFEKNGFHISGTSSDGLLVEIVELSNHPYMIATQAHPELKSRPLNPHPLFIGFVHAL from the coding sequence ATGAAAATTATCTGTATCACGGGTTGAGTTCTTTCAGGTATTGGAAAGGGAATTACCTGAGCAAGTATTGGAGCTATCCTGAAATCTGCTGGCTACAATATCTTTATGCAAAAATTTGATGGTTATCTGAATATCGACCCAGGGACGATGAATCCCCTTGAACATGGAGAAGTATTTGTCACTGATGATGGAACAGAGACTGATCTGGATATTGGTCATTACGAAAGATTTATTGATACCAATCTCACCAAAGATTCAAGTTGGACTACAGGAAAAATCTATCAAGAGATATTTGAAAAAGAAAGAAAAGGAGACTATCTCTGACAGACTGTACAGGTTGTATCACACGTTGCCTGATTAGTAAAAGAAAAAATCAAACAGTGATACGAACACAGTGGAGCCGATATTTCACTGATAGAAATATGAGGAACCGTCGGTGATATGGAAAACGAATACCTCATCGAATCTCTCAGACAACTCAGACATGAATTAGGGTCAGATAATGTTATTTTTATACACCTCGTCTACCTACCCTACCTATGAGCAAGTAAAGAGCTCAAAACAAAACCAGCACAAAACTCTGTGAGAGATCTTATGGCAAGAGGTATTGATCCAGATCTCTTAGTACTCAGAGCTGATATGCCTATCGATGATAATATTATTAAAAAACTTTCTATCATGTGTTGATTACCAGAACAATGTGTCATTCCCTCAACAACAGTAAGTTCTATCTATGAAGTACCTGTCAATTATCATCACTATGGGGTAGGTGAAAGGATTATCGAGAAACTCAAACTCCCAAATAGTAAATTTGATCTTTCTGCATGGAATACCTTATTAGAATATAAACAAGAAAGTACTACTACTAAGAAAATAGCAATGGTATGAAAATACTGTAAATTAGAAGATGCATACTACTCACTCAATGAGTGACTAAAAACCGCTGGATATTGGAACAAAACTTTTATCCATATAGATTTTATCGATGCTACAGATATTGAAACAGAAGGAACTCAACTCCTGGAATCATATGATGGAATCTGTATACCATGAGGATTTGGAACGAGAGGCATCGAAGGTATGATCTTAACGACACAATATGCTAGAGAACATAATATACCTTTTCTATGAATTTGTCTAGGGTCACAAATTATGGCTATTGAATATGCCAGAAACGTACTGTGATATAGCGATGCAACGAGTGAAGAATTTGACACAGCTAACCAAAGCACTAACCATATTGTACATATCATGAATCATCAAAAAACCATATCTGACAAATGATGAACGATGAGACTCGGAAGCTATGAGTGTATCCTCACTCCCTGATCCAAAGCTGAACAAATGTATTCAAACAACACCATACAGGAAAGACATCGCCATCGCTACGAATTTAATAATAATTATAGAGAAGAGTTTGAAAAAAACTGATTCCATATTTCAGGAACCAGTAGCGATGGACTTCTTGTAGAAATTGTTGAACTCTCGAATCATCCATATATGATAGCTACACAAGCCCACCCAGAACTGAAATCGAGACCTCTCAATCCCCATCCTTTATTTATAGGGTTTGTACACGCTTTATAA
- a CDS encoding Na+/Pi-cotransporter, giving the protein MSFETGAMLIAGIALFLFGMMFFEETVHDAFGNSIKNFIHKYTSSLLKSIGVGITSTAILQSSTVVIMLMLGFVGANIINLQQGIGIVLGANIGTTLTPWMIALLGFKVNIEAITLPIIALGGVLLITGSRYPKLMTVAKFLFGFGLLFLGLSYMKESVDTLSTLFALDDASMGLFRSILLGIVITVVLQTSTGTSVMTLAALSSGMITFDIALGMMIGANMGSAITTFLVGFLSSTGKYRTKRVIAMAHLVLNIYQMVVMLLLFMPVHRFLDVTGLSSDPVVGIAAYHTLYNVIGVSLFIPFVGLYVKFIQKKHFLDQEDPTVFAIDQVSTTMPEEYVVAMKKDILDFGDDIVKMIRALASHTHPDKLLSDTYATIKEDCEEWMTKVLQYDIKQANTVQQRQIEYYQLTVVDFLAAIKQLKDISGHYYHLRETDSTAIHKYMDQFDEKLLHLTDIMEYALVHKRDSSLQKIAQGEQVLLLDDARFLKDIKSSIANNNTDAENNHYRSQLLKTNRNVVISTRSIFDALISYHEQTDTLID; this is encoded by the coding sequence ATGAGTTTTGAGACATGAGCGATGTTGATTGCGGGTATTGCACTATTTCTTTTTGGTATGATGTTTTTTGAAGAAACAGTACATGATGCTTTTGGAAATAGTATTAAAAACTTTATTCACAAATATACATCTTCTCTTTTAAAAAGTATTGGTGTATGAATCACTTCTACGGCTATTTTACAAAGTAGTACTGTTGTGATTATGCTCATGTTGTGATTTGTGGGAGCAAATATTATCAATCTTCAGCAAGGTATTGGTATTGTATTGTGAGCAAATATTGGGACCACACTTACTCCATGGATGATAGCATTGTTATGATTTAAAGTGAATATAGAAGCAATTACACTTCCTATTATTGCTTTGGGTTGAGTATTGCTTATTACAGGTTCTCGTTATCCCAAATTGATGACGGTTGCTAAATTTTTATTTTGATTTGGACTGCTTTTTCTTGGTCTATCATATATGAAAGAGTCTGTTGATACCTTATCTACTCTTTTTGCATTAGATGATGCAAGTATGTGATTGTTTAGAAGTATACTGTTATGAATTGTGATTACAGTTGTTTTACAAACAAGTACAGGAACAAGTGTCATGACTTTGGCGGCGCTGAGTAGTGGTATGATTACTTTTGATATCGCACTTGGTATGATGATTGGTGCTAATATGTGATCAGCGATTACAACATTTTTGGTCTGATTTCTTAGTAGTACAGGTAAATATCGTACTAAGAGAGTAATTGCTATGGCACATCTTGTTCTTAATATATACCAGATGGTGGTAATGTTGTTACTCTTTATGCCAGTTCATCGATTCTTGGATGTTACAGGTTTGTCTTCAGATCCTGTTGTTGGAATTGCAGCATATCATACGTTATATAATGTTATTGGAGTCTCATTATTTATTCCATTTGTGGGTCTATATGTGAAATTTATACAAAAAAAACACTTTTTAGATCAAGAAGATCCAACAGTTTTTGCGATAGATCAGGTTTCTACTACTATGCCAGAAGAGTATGTCGTTGCTATGAAAAAAGATATTCTCGATTTTGGAGATGATATTGTCAAAATGATTCGTGCGCTAGCTTCTCATACACATCCCGATAAGTTATTGAGTGATACGTATGCAACCATTAAAGAAGATTGTGAAGAATGGATGACGAAAGTATTACAATATGACATTAAGCAAGCCAATACTGTACAACAGAGACAAATTGAATATTATCAGTTAACTGTTGTTGATTTTCTTGCTGCTATTAAACAATTAAAAGATATATCATGACATTACTATCATTTACGTGAAACTGATTCAACAGCTATTCATAAATACATGGATCAGTTTGATGAAAAGCTTCTTCATTTAACTGACATTATGGAATATGCTTTAGTACATAAACGTGATTCTTCTCTTCAAAAAATAGCTCAAGGTGAGCAGGTGTTGTTATTGGATGATGCAAGATTTTTGAAAGATATTAAGTCGAGTATTGCAAACAATAACACAGATGCTGAGAATAACCATTATCGATCTCAGCTACTGAAGACAAATCGTAATGTAGTCATATCTACGAGATCAATATTTGATGCCCTTATTTCATATCATGAACAAACAGATACTCTTATTGATTAA
- the rpmB gene encoding 50S ribosomal protein L28, whose product MSRVCMFTGKKTGAGAKRSHSMRQSKRQFKVNLLKVKIDLGDGIKVPVKISAKAYKKMRGFTI is encoded by the coding sequence ATGTCTAGAGTATGTATGTTTACTGGTAAGAAGACAGGAGCTGGAGCGAAAAGATCTCACTCAATGAGACAAAGCAAAAGACAGTTCAAAGTCAATCTTCTTAAAGTAAAAATTGATCTTGGTGATGGTATTAAAGTACCAGTTAAAATCTCTGCAAAAGCATATAAGAAAATGAGAGGTTTCACTATCTAG
- the rplY gene encoding 50S ribosomal protein L25, which yields MKLNATLRTVSGKQVNAYRKNDQIPAVIYAKHIKQPISIFFNKNEFIKLYREAGKSTPISIKGDGIDELVLIHEVAVHPVTTALSHVDFLGVVKGQAVSAEVELVYVGESLVEKDKLGRIEHLLNEVTVKADPTKLPKHIEVNLSEIKTLQDVIFIKDLKVAKDVEIENDPEQAVATAIEFSTESSEEGATSEVTAE from the coding sequence ATGAAATTGAATGCAACTCTCCGTACAGTATCTGGTAAGCAAGTAAATGCTTACAGAAAAAATGATCAAATTCCAGCTGTTATTTATGCAAAACATATTAAACAACCTATTTCTATTTTTTTCAACAAAAACGAATTCATTAAGTTGTATAGAGAAGCAGGTAAATCTACGCCTATTTCTATTAAAGGAGATGGTATTGATGAATTAGTACTTATTCATGAAGTAGCAGTTCATCCTGTAACAACAGCTCTTTCTCATGTTGATTTTCTTGGAGTTGTAAAAGGTCAGGCAGTTAGTGCTGAAGTAGAACTTGTTTATGTTGGGGAATCTCTTGTGGAAAAAGATAAACTTGGTAGAATCGAGCACCTTCTTAACGAAGTGACTGTCAAAGCTGATCCTACAAAACTTCCAAAACATATTGAAGTTAATCTCAGTGAAATTAAAACGCTTCAAGATGTAATCTTTATTAAAGATCTTAAAGTAGCGAAAGATGTTGAAATTGAAAATGATCCAGAGCAAGCTGTAGCTACTGCAATAGAATTCTCAACAGAATCTTCTGAAGAAGGTGCAACTAGTGAAGTTACTGCTGAATAA
- the rplS gene encoding 50S ribosomal protein L19 yields the protein MNFSRLQAVYNSFGMKKIQVKVGQLLEIHETIGEGDNKRNWKFRCLVYAVKNPSHPNGTFLVRGVSSGVVIEKIYPLCFDKFAKIILLDEFKVRRSKLYFLRTKVGKGARLKSLMTSERRNMDLLTLQIVPVVEEVQVPAELVDESVESVTIEQADAPESTNE from the coding sequence ATGAACTTTTCTAGACTACAAGCAGTATATAACAGTTTTGGAATGAAAAAGATCCAAGTTAAGGTTGGACAACTCCTAGAAATCCATGAAACTATTGGAGAAGGAGATAATAAAAGAAACTGGAAATTTAGATGTTTGGTATATGCTGTAAAAAATCCGAGTCATCCTAATTGAACTTTTCTTGTAAGGGGTGTCTCTTCTGGTGTTGTGATTGAAAAAATTTATCCGTTGTGTTTTGATAAATTTGCTAAGATCATTCTTCTTGATGAATTTAAAGTGAGAAGATCTAAGCTCTACTTCTTAAGAACTAAAGTTGGTAAGTGAGCAAGATTAAAGAGTCTTATGACTTCTGAAAGAAGAAATATGGATCTCCTTACTCTTCAAATTGTTCCTGTTGTTGAAGAGGTACAAGTTCCTGCTGAACTTGTTGATGAATCTGTAGAATCAGTAACAATTGAACAAGCTGATGCTCCTGAGTCTACAAATGAATAA
- a CDS encoding Histone H1-like nucleoprotein HC2, which produces MPKPNQSGRKRFFYNQNIKRVKSGDKYKNLIDHTITLAKRLEKEGMTKWIANALNKAQSKIKSYGITFVQVTQALDHKGLSSLKDLVATHLVFVQRKGQNVSISKKRDVLAKVSPIITDGSAVKKAAPKKAVVKETSEKKAPAKKTETVKKVAPKKAVIKETSEKKAPAKKTTTKKAA; this is translated from the coding sequence ATGCCAAAGCCAAATCAATCAGGACGAAAAAGATTCTTTTATAATCAAAATATCAAAAGAGTAAAGTCTGGTGATAAATATAAAAATCTTATTGATCACACGATCACTCTTGCTAAAAGACTAGAGAAAGAAGGTATGACTAAATGGATAGCTAATGCTCTTAATAAGGCTCAATCAAAGATTAAGAGTTATGGTATTACTTTTGTTCAAGTAACACAAGCTCTAGATCATAAAGGATTGTCTTCTTTGAAAGATCTTGTTGCTACTCATCTTGTCTTTGTGCAAAGAAAAGGTCAGAATGTTTCTATTTCTAAGAAAAGAGATGTACTTGCTAAAGTTTCTCCTATTATTACTGATGGTTCTGCTGTAAAGAAAGCTGCTCCTAAGAAAGCTGTTGTAAAAGAAACTTCTGAAAAAAAAGCACCTGCTAAAAAAACTGAAACTGTAAAGAAAGTTGCTCCTAAGAAAGCTGTTATAAAAGAAACTTCTGAAAAAAAAGCACCTGCTAAAAAAACTACTACAAAAAAAGCAGCATAA
- the rpsG gene encoding 30S ribosomal protein S7, which yields MGFKKPKSGALVLADAKTEKFINYLMKDGKKSVARKVFADTMNEIKAAGHMNPQGVLFTAIENAAPSIMIKSKRVGGSVYQVPVEVKTGRKMYFACKWILDAARGKKGKPMSKKLSEELLAAYSEQGTAVKKKEDVHKMAEANKAFAYMAKYVK from the coding sequence ATGTGATTTAAAAAACCAAAATCAGGAGCTCTTGTGTTGGCTGATGCAAAGACAGAAAAATTTATCAACTACCTTATGAAAGATGGTAAAAAGTCTGTAGCAAGAAAAGTATTTGCTGACACGATGAACGAAATCAAAGCTGCTGGACATATGAATCCACAAGGTGTGCTTTTTACTGCTATTGAGAATGCGGCTCCTTCTATCATGATTAAGTCTAAAAGAGTTGGGGGATCTGTCTACCAAGTACCAGTTGAAGTAAAAACAGGAAGAAAGATGTATTTTGCTTGCAAATGGATTCTTGATGCTGCAAGAGGAAAGAAAGGAAAGCCTATGTCAAAAAAACTTTCTGAAGAGTTGCTTGCTGCATATAGTGAACAAGGTACAGCTGTGAAGAAAAAAGAAGATGTACATAAAATGGCTGAAGCAAATAAAGCATTTGCGTATATGGCTAAATATGTTAAATAA
- the rpsL gene encoding 30S ribosomal protein S12 gives MPTIQQLVKSPRVKRTYRSKAPAMQFSLNRLNHNKKVFNPSPFKRGVCLKVTIMTPKKPNSAQRKVARVRMSNGSEARVYIPGEKHTLQEHSVVLVKGGRVKDLPGVKYHLVRGKYDSNSVDARRQGRSLYGTKRPKS, from the coding sequence ATGCCTACTATTCAACAACTTGTTAAAAGTCCTAGAGTGAAAAGAACGTATAGATCTAAAGCTCCAGCTATGCAATTCTCTCTTAATAGATTGAATCATAATAAAAAAGTATTCAATCCTTCTCCATTCAAGAGATGAGTATGTCTTAAGGTGACAATTATGACTCCTAAAAAACCTAACTCAGCACAAAGAAAGGTAGCAAGAGTAAGAATGTCTAATGGTTCAGAGGCTCGAGTATATATTCCTTGAGAAAAACATACTCTTCAAGAACACTCAGTAGTATTGGTAAAGGGAGGTAGAGTAAAAGACCTTCCAGGAGTGAAATATCATCTTGTAAGAGGTAAATATGACTCTAATTCTGTAGATGCGAGAAGACAAGGTAGATCTCTTTATGGTACAAAGAGACCAAAATCATAA